In Blastocatellia bacterium, the following proteins share a genomic window:
- a CDS encoding Uma2 family endonuclease, whose product ADLLGARLELNFEVDPPPDIAVEIDVHHDSTFKLPIYAALGVPEVWRYDGKEVTIYLLRGEGYEVSAQSQALPLLTSRVLTEFLTRLRDEGELQALLAFDEWLQSHSPHHPTSSPAA is encoded by the coding sequence CGCCGACCTGCTGGGCGCCCGGCTGGAGCTGAACTTCGAGGTGGACCCGCCGCCGGACATTGCTGTGGAGATTGATGTGCATCACGATTCCACGTTCAAGCTGCCGATCTATGCGGCATTGGGTGTGCCGGAAGTTTGGCGCTACGATGGGAAGGAGGTGACGATCTACCTGCTCCGCGGGGAGGGCTATGAGGTTTCGGCGCAGAGTCAGGCGCTGCCGCTTTTGACCAGTCGGGTACTGACGGAGTTTCTGACTCGCCTGCGAGACGAAGGCGAACTTCAGGCCCTGCTCGCTTTCGATGAGTGGTTGCAATCTCATTCCCCTCATCATCCAACCTCCTCGCCTGCTGCATGA